The following DNA comes from Nocardioides panzhihuensis.
CCGCCTGGGTGTCGAACTCGACCAGGCCGTGCAGGAACGACATCTGGAAGTAGATGAACCGCTCCCCGGGCGCGACCGCCATGGGACGTACGGCCGAGGAGATCGAGGCGTAGCCGGCCTCCTCCAGCTCCTTGCCCATCTCCCAGCGCTGCGAGATCGCGAAGGTGGACTCGTCGACGATCTCGAACCAGCGGTCGCCCTTGATCGCATCGTGGATCGGGCCGATCTTGATCGGCGGGATCAGGTCGGTGCCGGGGATGTTGCCGAGGCCGAGCTGGTCGAGGCGGTGTCCTGAGCTTGTCGAAGGGTTGACCAGCGGCAGCGAGTCCAGCGAGAGCTCCTTCTGGTCGCCGGGGAGGTAGACGCGCCCGATGGAGGCATGGAAGATGCGCGAGCCGTCCTTCGAGTAGTTGTTCTCGTGAGGTGTCTCGCCGGACTCGAACGTACGCAGCCGCTCACCCGTCCGCGGGTCACCTTCGCCGCCCATCCAGTATTCGTGCACCGATCGTGAGGTCGAGTCGGAGACCAGCAGCTTGGTGCCGTCAGGGGAGAGGCCCATGTGGTCGGTGCGGTGGCCGTCCATCTGCTGCTCGACCACGACGGAGTCGGGCGAGCCCGCGAGCGCCTTCTCGATGTCGATCCAGACCACGTCGGCGAGGCTGGGGCGCGAGACCGCCAGCAGCTTGCCGTCGCGCGTGGTGAACATGTCGTCGACGAGCTGGTCGTTGCCTTCACCGGGGCCGTAGCGGACCAGGTAGTACATCGCCAGCCGCTCGGGGTCCTTGTGGATCTCGGCGATCTCCTCGTCCTTGTCCGGCACCAGGTCGATGCCCTTGCGGACCACCTGGAGGCCGCGAGCGTCGACGATCGAGGCCGTCCCGTCCCAGTTGTTGCCCACGATCATCACGTCCCGAAGCGCCTGTGGCGGGGCCGCGCTCAGAGCAGGGGCGGCCGCGGTGAGCGAGAAGACGAAGAGCATGGCGACGGTGACTGCTGCCGCACGACGCATCGTGGGACCTCCTGGGGGATTCGGTTATCTCGAAGACAACCCCGCGGGCGGCACGGAAGTTACGGGCGTCACGCCCGGAGCGACCCGCTGAGTGGAACGCCGATGACGGCGGTCTCAGAAGCCGAGGCTGGCGTTCTCCAGCTGGGTGATCTTCTCCGCGGGCCCGTCGAACGAGAGCCCGCGCACCGCGTGCCGCCCGAAGCAGAAGAGGATGAGCTCACCGACCGGACCGGTGATGGTGACCGGTTCGTCGCCGGCTCGCAGGGTGGCGGTGTCGGTGCCGTTGCTGACCACCACCGGCGTGTTGGCGGGTCGGACCAGGCCCTTGCCGAGCAGCTTCAGGGTGCGCCAGAGGTCACGTTCGGCGGCGGAGGGGAGCGTACGCGGCTCCCAGCCGCTCTGGGCGCGGCGGAGATCCTCGTGGTGGACGAAGAACTCCACCGTGTTGACCACCCTGTCGATCGGCGCGATCGAGTAGAGGGTGCCCTTCGGGTCGCGGAGACGATCGGCGAGATCTTCGAGCGGCTGTGCGGCGTAGGCAGCTTCCGCCCTCCTCAGCGCGGGCTCGAGCGGAGGCAGGAAGATGCCCGGCGCGGCCCACGGGCGCCGCTCACG
Coding sequences within:
- a CDS encoding TIGR03085 family metal-binding protein, encoding MASFARSERLALCDTAVSLGPVAPTLCEGWDVKDLIVHLLVRERRPWAAPGIFLPPLEPALRRAEAAYAAQPLEDLADRLRDPKGTLYSIAPIDRVVNTVEFFVHHEDLRRAQSGWEPRTLPSAAERDLWRTLKLLGKGLVRPANTPVVVSNGTDTATLRAGDEPVTITGPVGELILFCFGRHAVRGLSFDGPAEKITQLENASLGF
- a CDS encoding YncE family protein; protein product: MRRAAAVTVAMLFVFSLTAAAPALSAAPPQALRDVMIVGNNWDGTASIVDARGLQVVRKGIDLVPDKDEEIAEIHKDPERLAMYYLVRYGPGEGNDQLVDDMFTTRDGKLLAVSRPSLADVVWIDIEKALAGSPDSVVVEQQMDGHRTDHMGLSPDGTKLLVSDSTSRSVHEYWMGGEGDPRTGERLRTFESGETPHENNYSKDGSRIFHASIGRVYLPGDQKELSLDSLPLVNPSTSSGHRLDQLGLGNIPGTDLIPPIKIGPIHDAIKGDRWFEIVDESTFAISQRWEMGKELEEAGYASISSAVRPMAVAPGERFIYFQMSFLHGLVEFDTQAADIDGTVGYSTGSIEEPRTGAVTRVIPLPKRTNLPRELYVNDSAHHGLSIDAKGKTLCAAGTMDDYVAMVDRTTGEYKTLDEETTGNYYGKPYWTTEGLGNTCWASLSDADAVAVIDFRTGEELAYLDVGNHPQRVRHGQIPSSLLS